The nucleotide sequence ATGGAAACAACAATAATGACCGGGGACAGGGTTATAGGAAACCGTCTGGCATATAGTTTTTCTGAACCAGAGCGTGGAGATATCATCATATTTAAGTTTCCTGATGATGAATCCAAACTTTATATAAAAAGACTTATAGGTCTTCCGGGGGAAACAGTGGAGATAAAGGAAGGCAAGGTTTTTGTTGATGGAGAGGCCTTGGATGAACCTTATCTGACAGTTACAACAGAGGGGACTTTTGGACCTTATACAGTTCCTGAGGGACATTATTTTATGCTTGGAGATAACAGAAATAATTCAGCAGATTCAAGATATTGGAATAATACATATCTGGCCAGAGAAAAGATAGTTGGAAAGGCTGTTTTTAAGTACTGGCCCGGATTTAAGGGACTGTAAAATAAACTGAAGAAGGAAGGAAATGTCATGATCTCAAAAAAAATGGAGGCTCTTGTAAAGAATAATTCTGTTATAAGGATTATGTTCGAGGAAGGCCAGCTTATGGCAAAAGAGTTTGGAGCAGAAAATGTTTATGATTTTTCATTGGGAAATCCAAACATACCTGCACCGGCGAAGGTTAAGGAATGCGTAAAGAGGCTTATAGAAGAGGAGGATCCTGTCGTATTGCATGGATATATGAATAATGCAGGATTTCCCGATGTAAGGAAAAAAGTTGCCGATTCATTGAATAAGAGATTTGACACTTCTTTTGATGAAAATAATATAATGATGTGCGTAGGTGCGGCCGAGGGGCTTAATTGCGCTTTGAAGGCAATTCTGAACCCTGGAGATGAGGTCGTTACTTTCGCACCTTATTTTGTTGAGTATAAAAATTACGTTGCAAATTATGACGGAATATTAAAAGCAGTATCACCGAATACAGATACATTTATGCCGAATATTGACGAATTCCGTTCACTTCTGAATTCAAAGACCAAGGCTGTAATAATCAATAATCCCAATAATCCATCAGGCGTTATTTATGATGAAGATACAATTAAAGAAATAACTTCGGTGATGGAAGAAAAACAGAAAGAATATGGAACTGAAATATTCCTGATAGCAGATGAGCCATACAGGGAACTTGTATATACGGAAAAAGAGGTTCCTTATCTTACTAAATATTATGATAATACTCTGGTATGTTATTCATTTTCAAAAACTCTTTCTCTTCCCGGGGAACGTATAGGATATCTTGTAGTTTCAAACGAATGTGTCGATTATGAGGATTTATTTTCGGCAGTTACAATAGCAAACAGGGTAATAGGCTGTGTAAATGCACCGTCACTTTTTCAGAAGGTTGTAGCTGAATGCTTAGATGAAAAGGCGGATATTAATTTTTATGCCAAAAACAGAGAGGCATTGCTTA is from Lachnospiraceae bacterium C1.1 and encodes:
- the lepB gene encoding signal peptidase I is translated as MNRIVKEIIEWVAVVVVAVVLAYFVNHFIIVNAIVPSSSMETTIMTGDRVIGNRLAYSFSEPERGDIIIFKFPDDESKLYIKRLIGLPGETVEIKEGKVFVDGEALDEPYLTVTTEGTFGPYTVPEGHYFMLGDNRNNSADSRYWNNTYLAREKIVGKAVFKYWPGFKGL
- a CDS encoding pyridoxal phosphate-dependent aminotransferase encodes the protein MISKKMEALVKNNSVIRIMFEEGQLMAKEFGAENVYDFSLGNPNIPAPAKVKECVKRLIEEEDPVVLHGYMNNAGFPDVRKKVADSLNKRFDTSFDENNIMMCVGAAEGLNCALKAILNPGDEVVTFAPYFVEYKNYVANYDGILKAVSPNTDTFMPNIDEFRSLLNSKTKAVIINNPNNPSGVIYDEDTIKEITSVMEEKQKEYGTEIFLIADEPYRELVYTEKEVPYLTKYYDNTLVCYSFSKTLSLPGERIGYLVVSNECVDYEDLFSAVTIANRVIGCVNAPSLFQKVVAECLDEKADINFYAKNREALLNGLTECGFDCVRPEGAFYLFMKTPTEDEKEFVEEAKKEHILLVPGSSFCCKGYVRIAYCVDYKTIINSMPGFKRLAERYGLKK